The Candidatus Goldiibacteriota bacterium sequence TAAGTATAAAGGGGTTGAAGCCGCGGAAGAAGCGGCGGCAATTCACATAAAGTCGGCAAAGAAAAATTTAAGGGCGGTCAGCGTGAAAAACGCCGATGCTTTAAAACGCCTTGAAGAGATGGCAGCTTATATGTTTGACAGGAAAAATTAACGGAGGTAACCATGGAATACGGGACGCTTTTGGTCTTTCTTTTATTTTCAATTGTGTTCGTAGGCGGAGGCATTGCTGTAAATTATATTATAATGCCTCAGAAACCAAATGATGAAAAGAACGAAACATATGAATGCGGCATAGACCCAAAAGGGGATGCTGAAATAAGGTTTAATATGAGGTTTTATGTCTTCGCGTTAATGTATGTGATTTTTGCCGTGGAAGCGGCTTTTTTAATACCGTGGGCTGTCGTGTATAAATCCGTTTCCGGCTGGGCCCCTTTTGTGGAAGCTTTAATTTTTATATTAATCCTTGTCCTGGGGCTGGCTTATGCCTGGAAAAAAGGAGATCTTAAATGGGAATAATGAACGGTGTACCCGCAAGCGTTTTAAAGATACCGGGCGGGCAGATAATTACCACGTCA is a genomic window containing:
- the ndhC gene encoding NADH-quinone oxidoreductase subunit A, encoding MEYGTLLVFLLFSIVFVGGGIAVNYIIMPQKPNDEKNETYECGIDPKGDAEIRFNMRFYVFALMYVIFAVEAAFLIPWAVVYKSVSGWAPFVEALIFILILVLGLAYAWKKGDLKWE